A stretch of DNA from Nocardioides sp. Arc9.136:
CGCCGGTCCCGGGGGTGGTGGGGTCCCTCGCGTAACGTCTCTGGGGTGATTCGCTTCGAGAAGGTCACCAAGACCTACCCCGGCACGGGCAGCCCGGCCCTGGACCAGGTGTCGGTCGACGTCGAGAAGGGCGAGTTCGTCTTCCTCGTCGGCCAGTCCGGCTCGGGCAAGTCCACGGCCCTGCGGCTGGTGCTGCGCGAGGCCCGGCCGACCTCCGGCCGCGTCTACGTCGCCGGCAAGGAGATCAACCGGCTGGCCGGCTGGAAGGTGCCGCGGCTGCGCCGCCAGATCGGCACGGTCTTCCAGGACTTCCGCCTGCTGCCGAACAAGTCGGTGGGGGAGAACGTCGCGTTCGCGCTGCAGGTCATCGGCCGCTCGCGCAGCGAGATCCGCTCGCTGGTGCCCGAGACGCTGGAGCTGGTGGGCCTGGAGGGCAAGGCCGACCGGATGCCCGACGAGCTCTCCGGCGGCGAGCAGCAGCGCGTCGCCATCGCCCGCGCCTTCGTCAACCGGCCGATGATCCTCATCGCCGACGAGCCCACCGGCAACCTCGACCCGTCGACCTCCGTCGGGATCATGAAGCTGCTGGACCGGATCAACCGCACCGGCACCACCGTCGTCATGGCCACCCACGACCACGGCATCGTGGACCAGATGCGCAAGCGCGTCATCGAGCTCGAGGACGGCCGCGTCGTGCGCGACCAGGCGCGCGGCGCCTACGGCTTCCAGCACTGACCCGAGCGCCGGCCCGGGCCCCGATCCCCGGCGCGCCGGCCACCCGACGTACCCGCACAGGAACGAGAGCCCCACCTCCTCATGCAGCTTCGCTACGTGTTCACCGAGCTCGCCCAGGGCCTGCGCCGCAACGTGTCGATGCACATCGCGGTCGTCCTGACCCTGTTCGTCTCCCTCACCCTCGTCGGCCTCGGCCTGCTGCTGAACCAGCAGGCCGACAAGGCCGCGGACCAGTGGGGCTCCCAGCTCCAGATCACGGTCTGGCTGTGCAAGGACGACGACGACAACCCGCGCTGCACCAGCGAGGTCACCGAGGCCCAGAAGGAGGCCATCGCCGAGGCGGTCGAGGAGAACCCGGAGGCCGAGAGCCACTACTTCGAGACCAAGGAGGAGGCCTTCGAGAAGATCAAGGAGCTCCTCGGTCCCGAGAGGTTCGAGGGCCCCAACCCGGCGGCGACGGTCGACGACATGCCGCAGTCGGTGTGGATCACGCTGAAGGACCCCAACGAGTTCGAGGGCGTGACCAGCGCGGTGCAGGGGCTGCCCGGCGTCTCCTCCATCCGCGACGCCCGCGAGGTGCTGCAGCCGATCTACGGCTCCATCACCGCGCTGAAGTACGGCGCGTGGGGCACGGCCGCGTTCCTGGTGCTGGCGGCGCTGCTGCTCGTCGCCAACACGATCCGCCTGGCCGCGCTGGCGCGACGCCGCGAGATCGGCATCATGCGGCTCGTGGGCGCCTCGACGCTCTACATCGCGCTGCCGTTCCTCCTGGAGGCGATCGTCACCGCCGTCGTCGGTGTCGCGCTCGCCGCGGGCGCGCTCGGGGCGTTCATGTACTTCGGCATCCACGAGCGCGCCGCCACGGGCCTGACGTTCATGCCGTGGATCGGGCTCCCGGAGTACACCTCCACCCTCGCGGCCATCGCGGTCCTCGGGCCGGTGCTGACCCTGCTGCCGACACTCCTGCTGACCCGCAAATACCTCAAAGTCTGAGCCCGGCGGCATACGGTCGTCCCTGGTGCCACACAGGCATCACTCGTCACACGTGCCTCACGCGGACGAGTCGCAGGACCTCGCACGACCCCCTTCCCCTGATCGCCGAAGACGAAGGCTGACCCGGTGCGCCTCTTCCCCCGTGCCGCACGCCGACGACTGGCAGCAGCGACCATCGCCTGCTCCGTGGCCGTCGGTGCGCTCGCCGTACCCCTCGCTGGTGCCGAGGACGACCTCGAGCAGGAGCAGAAGCAGGTCCAGAAGGACCTCGAGCACGCCGAGGGCGACCTCGAGCACTCCAGCGCCCAGCTGCGGAAGGCCAGCGCCCGGCTCGAGGCGGCGGTCGGTGAGCTGCGCGCGGCCAAGGCCGAGCTGGCCGACGTCCGTGCCCGCCTCGGTGCGGCGCGCCTGCTCGACGAGCGGATGCAGGAGAAGCTCGAGGCCGCCGAGCAGCGCCTCGAGCAGGCGCGTGCCGACCTCGCCGAGGGCCAGGAGGCGCTCGAGGTCCAGCGCGAGCGCGTGACCGACACGATCACCTCGATCTACGAGCAGGGCGACCCCGAGCTGCTGGCGTTCGCCTCGATCCTCGACGCGCAGACGCCGGAGGACCTCACCCGCCGGATGTCGGCGCAGGACGTCATGGTCGGCCGCGAGACGCGGGCCTACGACGAGCTGCACGCCGCCGAGGTGCTGCTCGAGGTCCGCGAGGACAACGTCGAGGAGGCCACCGAGGAGGTCGCCGACCAGCGCCGCGAGGCGGCCGAGCACCTCGAGACGATGCGGGGCCTCCACGAGGAGGCCGCCGCGGCCGCGGCCACCGTCCGGGACCGCGTCGGCGACCGGCGCTCGGCCCAGCAGTCCGCGCGCAGCGCCCGGGCCAAGGACCGGGCGGTCCTGCAGCGGCTCCGGGCCAAGGAGCAGCGGATCAAGCAGCGGATCCTCGACCAGGCGCGCCGCGCGGCCGCCAAGCACCGCGGTTACCGCGGCACCACCGACGGCCTGCTCATGCGGCCCTCGTCCGGCCCGGTCACCTCGCCGTACGGCTATCGCGAGCACCCGATCTACCACTACTGGGGACTGCACGACGGCACCGACTTCGGCGTCGCCTGCGGCGCCCCGCTGTACGCCGTCGCCTCCGGCACCGTGATGACCCGCTACTACTCCTCGGTCTACGGCAACCGGATGTACCTCAACGTCGGCCAGGTCAACGGCAAGCTGATCACCGCGGTCTACAACCACGCCACGCGGTACACCGTCAGTGCCGGCCAGCACGTCGAGCGCGGCCAGGTCGTCGGGTACGTCGGCTCGACCGGCTGGTCGACCGGGTGCCACCTGCACTTCACGATCATGGCGAACGGCTCCTCGACCGACCCGATGCCGTACTTCTGACCCCTCCTGCCCGCGTCCGGCCCGCCCCCGACAACCGCGTTGCGTCCCTCTGGGACACTGGTGGGATGCCGAAGGAGCAGGGCCAGAAGATGGTCGCGCAGAACAAGAAGGCGCGTCACGACTACGCCATCGAGGACACCTTCGAGGCGGGTCTCGCGCTGCAGGGGACCGAGGTGAAGTCGCTGCGGCAGGGCCGGGCGTCGCTGGTCGACGGGTTCGTCGACATCGACGCCGGCGAGGCGTGGCTCCACGGCGTGCACATCCCGGAGTACTCCCAGGGCACCTGGACCAATCACTCCGCCCGCCGCAAGCGCAAGCTGCTGCTGCACCGGGCCGAGATCGACAAGATCGAGCGCCGGGTCAGCGAGAAGGGCCTCACGGTCGTGCCGCTCGCGCTCTACTTCAAGGACGGCCGGGCCAAGGTCGAGATCGGGCTGGCCAAGGGCAAGAAGTCGTGGGACAAGCGCAACTCGATCGCCGAGCGCACCGCCAACCGCGAGAAGGAGCAGGCCGTCGGCCGGTTCCTGAAGGGCATGCGTGACTGACCTGCGGGCCGGCGTGCGCCCCGGGGCGGAGGAGCCGGTCGACCGGAGCAGCGACGCGCCGGACGTGGTGGCGTTCTGGGAGGCCCTCGGGCTGCCTGGGCTCGTCGACGTCCACGTGCACTTCCTGCCGCCGCCGATCCAGCGGGCGGTGTGGGCGGTCTTCGACAGCGCCGGCCCGAAGATCGGCCGCGACTGGCCGATCCGCTACCGCAGCGCCGTCGAGGACCGGGTCGACCTGCTCCGCGCGATGGGCGTGCGCCGCTTCTCCGCGCTGCCCTACGCGCACAAGCCGGGGGTCGCGGCGTACCTCAACACCTGGGCCGCGGCCTTCGCCGAGCGCGTCCCCGAGAGCCTGCGCTCGGCGACGTTCTACCCCGAGGAGGGTGCCGCGGCGTACGTCGCCGAGGCGGTCGAGGCCGGCGTCGAGGTGTTCAAGCTGCACCTGCAGGTCGGGGAGTTCCACCTCGACGACCCGCTGCTCGCGCCGGTCTGGGGCGTGCTGGAGGACGCCGGCACCCCGGTCGTCGTGCACGCCGGGTCCGGTCCGGTGCCCAACGAGTTCACCGGCCCGGAGTCGACCCGGCGGGTGCTGGCCCGCCACCCGCGACTCGCCCTGGTGATCGCGCACCTGGGCGCTCCGGAGTTCGAGGAGTTCCTGGAGCTGGCCGAGACCCACGAGAGGGTCCACCTCGACACGACCATGGTCTTCACCGACTTCTTCCCCGCGACGTACCCCTCCGGGCTCGTGCCGCGGCTGCGCGACCTGCAGCCGAAGGTGCTGCTGGGCAGCGACTTCCCGACGATCCCGTACCCCTACCGCCACCAGCTCGACGGGCTGGCCGCGCTCGACCTGGGCGAGGACTGGCTGCGCGACGTCTGCTGGCACAACGGCCTGCGCCTGTTCGGGGCGGGGCGCCCGTGACGGTCATCGTGCTCCTCGCCCTCGTGGTGCCCCTGCTCCTCGGCCTGCTGGTCGCCGGCCTGCTCGCCCTCGTCCTGACGCGCTCGCGCGCGGCGGCCGCGCCGCCGGTCGTGGCGCCGGTCCCGGGCGGCGCGTTCGCACCGGTGCCGAGCACGTGGAACGTCCAGGTCCTCGGCTCGAGCGCGATCGGCGCGATGGGCGGGTCGCTCGGGTCGACGTACGGCACGCTGGCGCTCGCCGACGGCACGCTGACCTTCACCCCGGACGGCGCGACGACGGCGGCGTGGGTCGTGCCGTGCGCCGAGGTGTGGGTGCAGCGGCAGGGCGTCGGCCCGTTCGCCGTCGCGGCGCTCCGCCTGCACGGCCCGATGGGGGACGTCGCGTGCAACGTCAGCCGCGAGCACATCAACCGCTTCTCGGCCAACTCCCTCAAGGACTTCCGCGAGGCGGGGTACGCCGCGCAGTTCGTCGCCGCCGCGCAGGCGCACGGCGCGCGGGTGGCCTGACGGCGCCCCCGCCGGGCACGGAGCACCAGGCGGAGGAACAACCGGTGCGTCGGCCTGGTTGGACCCCGTAGACTGCTCGACGCGGCTCGCGCCGTGCAGCACAACTCAAGAGGGGCTGATCGGTTTCGACTTGGGACGTTAGTTCCAGGGGAAGCGGGTCGAGGAGCCAGCGTCATCTCGTAAACGCTCGCTGGAAACCTATAACTGCCAACGCTAAGCGCAGTTCCTTCGCTCTCGCCGCCTGAGCGGTGATCGAAGCGTCAGACCGGGCATCCGTCTCCGTCCCGGAACCTGGCGTCATCTAGGAGACTTGCTGCTCACTCCGGGTCACGGAGGGTGAGCGGGACTATTCCGTGACTGAGCCTGTCGGGGACGTGTCCGTGCGAGCCCCGGGGCCGAGAAAAGCGACACCACGGACTGCACCCGGAGAAGACCTGGTTCGACGCTCGAGGACGCGGGTTCGATTCCCGCCAGCTCCACCACCACCAGCCTCACCTCTCTTGACCAGCAGGGCCGCCCCACGCCGGGGCGGCCCTGCTGTGTCGTGGTGTCGTGTGCTCCCGCGTGCGGAACCGGGGGTCCCGTGCGGCTCAGGGGGCGATGGCCAGCTCGGCGATCAGGTCGTCGACGAGCGTGAACCGGTACCGGAGCTCGACGACCCCGCCGGGGAAGTCGCCCTCGATCCGGTTCACCGCCACCCAGTGGGTCTCGTCGGCACGCTCGGCACCGACCAGCCGGCTGGTCCAGGTGAACGGGCCGCCGCCGTGGCGGAGGAACTCGAGCACCTCCTCGGTGCCGCGATGGGTCCGGCCGTCGTCGGTGACGACGGCGTCGGCGGTGAAGGTCCGGACGGCGGCCTCGGCCTCGCGTGCGGCGCTCGCGGCGAGGTAGGCGCGGATCGTGGCGGGCAGCTGCGTGGGCTCGATGGTGACGGGTGCGGTCATGCGGCCAGCGTGCGGCGTCCTCGCGGAGGACGGTCAAGCACTGGACACTCCCGCCGGGGGAGGGTGCACACTGCGCACCGTGCTGGCGATCGGGGAGTTCTCGCGGCTGACGCACCTGAGCGTGCGCACGCTGCGTCGCTACCACGAGGCGGACCTGCTCGTGCCCGCCACGGTGGACCCGGCGACGGGCTACCGGTACTACGACGCGGGCCAGATCCCGACCGCGCAGGTGATCCACCGCCTGCGCGAGCTCGACGTCCCGCTCGCCGACGTACGCCGCATCCTGGCCGCCACCGACCCGGGCGCGCGCGCCGCGATGGTCGCCGACCACCTGGGGCGCCTGGAGTCCGAGCTGGAGCGCACGCGCGCCGCCGTGGTGTCGCTGCGGCGGCTGCTGCGCCCGGAGCCGGCGCCGGTCCACGTCGAGCTGCGTGTGGTCCCGGGGACGACGGTCGCCGCGGTGGAGGGCGACGTCGACCTCGACGACGTCCTGCCCTGGTACGCCGGCGCGATGGCCGAGCTCGACGCGGTGGTCGACGAGCCGACCGGTGCGCCGGGCGGGCTGTACGACAACAGCCTCTTCGAGGTCGGCCACGGCCACGTCCTGGTCCACGTCCCGACCGAGAGCCCTCCGCGCCGCGGGCGCGTGCACCCGGCGACGCTCCCGCCGGTCGAGCTGGCCGTCGCCACCCACGCCGGGGAGCACGACGACATCGCGGTGACGTACGGCGAGGTCGGCGCGTGGCTGGTCGCCAACGCCCTGGCCGTGGCCGGCCCGATCCGCGAGACCTACCTGGTCGGGCCGCGCGACACCGCCGACCCGGCCGGGTGGCGCACCGAGATCGGCTGGCCGGTCTTCCACGTGGCACCGCGGTGAGGGGCGGCACCCCGCGCTGCTGTGGCGGCGCTCACCGCCCTTGAGGCGATGTCCGGGTGTCGTTCATTCTTCGTTCATACAGCGCGACAGGTTCATACACCTTCACTACCTAGCTTCTGGGTCGTCACGTTCACGAATCCTCAGGAGCAGCAGTGAAGACCACCTCCGTTCGTACGGCGGTCATCCCGGGCCTCGCGGCCCTCGTCCTCACCTTCTCGGCGTGCAGCGCCGGCAACGACGACAGCGGCAGCGACACCGGCAGCGGTGGGAGCGGCGGCGGCGAGAGCGTGAGCGGCCAGCTCGCCGGCGGCGGCGCGTCCTCCCAGGAGGCCGCCCAGAACGCGTGGATCGTCGGCTTCCAGGAGGCCAACCCCGACGCCACCGTCACCTACGACCCGGTCGGCTCGGGCGGCGGTCGCGAGAACTTCATCTCCGCCGCCTTCCCGTTCGCCGGCTCGGACGCCTACCTCACCGACGAGGAGGACGAGCTGACCGACGCCACCGAGCGCTGCGGCGGCGAGGCCCCCATCGAGGTCCCCAACTACGTCAGCCCCATCGCGATGGTCTACAACGTCGAGGGCGTCGACGAGCTCAACCTCTCGCCCGACACGATCGCCGGCATCTTCGCCGGTGAGATCACCAGCTGGGACGCCCCGGAGATCGCCGAGGACAACCCGGACGCCGAGCTGCCCTCCGCCCAGATCAACGCGGTCCACCGCTCCGACGAGTCGGGCACCACCGAGAACTTCACCAACTACCTCGACATCGTCGCCGGCGACGTCTGGTCCGCCGGTGCGGTCGAGACCTGGCCGCAGGAGTTCGGCGGCGAGGGCGCCCAGGGCACCTCCGGCGTCGTGTCCGCGGTCAAGAGCGGCACCAACTCCATCGGCTACGCCGACGCCAGCCAGGCCGGCGAGCTCAGCGTCGCCAACGTCGGCGTCGGCGACGAGTTCGTCGCCCCGACCGCCGAGGCCGCGGCGTCCATCCTGGACGTCTCCCCGCGCGTCGAGGGCCGCGGCGAGGGCTCGATCGTCTTCGACCTCGACTACGAGACCGACGAGGCTGGCGTCTACCCGATCGTGCTGACCTCCTACCTCCTGGCGTGCCCGTCGTACTCCGGCGACGAGGCCGAGGCGGGCGAGCTGACCAAGGCCTACCTGACCTACATCGTCAGCGAGGAGGGCCAGCAGTTCGGCGCCGACGAGGCCGGCTCGGCCCCGCTGAGCAGCGAGCTCCTCACCGAGGTCCAGGGCCTCGTCGACGGCATCACCGTCGAGTGACCACCCCCGCTGCATGAGTGAGGGCCCGACCCCGCCGGGTCGGGCCCTCACCCGCGCGCGGCGGGCCGCCGCCCGGTGACCCCGGGCAGGTCCCAGGCAACGACAGCACCACACGAGGAGCACCAGGTGTCCACCACCACCACCGCGGCCGGCGCGCCGCCGGCGACGAGCCGCCGCGGGGACTCGGTCTTCGCAGGCCTCGCCACGGGCGCGGGACTGCTGATCATGCTCGCGCTCGCGGGCGTGGCGATCTTCCTGATCATCGAGGGCGTCCCGGCCATCAGCGCGTCGGGGGAGCAGGCCTACGGCAAGGACAACATCGTCCTGTACGTGTGGCCGCTGCTCTTCGGCACGCTGCTCGCGGCGATCATCGCCCTGCTGGTGGCGACACCGCTGGCGGTCGGCGTCGCGCTCGTGATCTCCCACTACGCCCCGCGCCGCATCGCCCGGACCCTGGGCTACCTCATCGACCTGCTGGCTGCCGTGCCGAGCGTCGTGTACGGCCTGTGGGGCCGCGCCGTGCTGGCGCCGGCCATCCTGCCGGTCTACGCCTGGCTCGCCGACAACCTGGGCTGGCTACCGTTCTTCGACGGCCCCGCCCAGACCGGCCGGACCATCCTCACCGCCGCCATCGTGCTGGCCGTGATGGCGCTGCCGATCATCACCGCGATCTGCCGGGAGGTGTTCCTGCAGACCCCGCGCATCCACGAGGAGGCCGCGCTCGCGCTCGGCGCGACCCGCTGGGAGATGATCCGGATGACGGTCTTCCCCTACGCCCGGTCCGGGGTCATCTCGGCGGTCATGCTCGGCCTGGGTCGAGCCCTCGGCGAGACCATGGCCGTCGCGATGGTCCTCTCGGCGAGCGGGATCATCACCTTCGACCTCATCTCGGCGGAGAACCCGTCGACCATCGCCGCGAACATCGCCCTGAACTTCGGCAACGCCTCCGGGACCAAGATCAACGTCCTGATCTTCAGCGGCCTGGTGCTGTTCGTCGTGTCCTTCGCCGTCAACTTCCTCGGCCGCTGGATCGCGGCGCGGGGCCAGGTCAAGGCCTGAGGAGGCTCGCATGTCCATGACCGACGAGCGGCCCGTCGCCGCTCCGCCCACCCACATGCCGCTGGTGGCGCCGCAGATCCCGTCGTACGCCCCGGCGCTGGCCGCCGTCGTCGCCGCCGGTGTCGCCGCCCTGCTCGGCATCCTCCTCGGCTGGTCCGTCGTCGCCGTCGTCCTGCTGGCCTGGGCGCTCCTCGTCGTCGTCCTGCCGGCCTGGTCCGCGGCCGTCGAGGGCAACCGCCGCGCCAAGGACCGGCTCGTCACGACCATCGCCTGGTCGACGTTCGCCCTGGCGATGATCCCGCTGGTCAGCCTGGTCTACGAGGTCGTCTCCAACGGGTACGGCGTCCTCTCGAGCGAGTTCCTCACCTACGACATGCGCGGCGTGCTCGGCGAGGGCGGCGGCATCTACCACGCCCTCATGGGCACGCTGGTGATCACGGCGCTGGCCACCGCGATCTCGGTGCCGATCGGCGTCCTCGCCGCGATCTACCTGATCGAGTACGGCAAGGGCAACCGCCTCGCGCGGACCGTCACCTTCCTGGTCGACGTCATGACCGGCATCCCCTCGATCGTGGCCGGCCTCTTCGCCTTCGCGCTCTTCACGCTGATCTTCGGCCCCGGTGTCCGCTTCGGCATCGGCGGCGCGGTCGCGCTGTCGGTGCTGATGATCCCGATCGTCGTCCGCGCCACCGAGGAGATGCTCAAGCTCGTCCCCGAGGAGCTGCGCGAGGCGTCGTACGCCCTGGGCGTGCCGAAGTGGCGCACGATCGTCAAGGTCGTCCTGCCCACCGCCCTCGGCGGCATCGTCACCGGCGTGACCCTGGCCATCGCCCGCGTCGCCGGCGAGACCGCGCCGCTGCTGATCATCGTCGGCACCACGACGACCCTGAACCTCAACCCGTTCGACGGCCGGATGGCGACGCTCCCGGTGTTCATCTTCTCCTCGGTCACCACCGGCGGGAAGTACGACGCGGAGCAGACCGCCCGGGCCTGGGGCGCCGCCCTGGTCCTGGTCGCCATCGTGATGGCGCTCAACCTCCTCGCCCGTGCCGTCGGCAAGATCTTCGCGCCCAAGACCGGGCGCTGACACCCCAAGGAACCTCTCATGGCCAAGAGCATCGACATCTCCGACCTGAACATCTACTACGGGGACTTCCTCGCCGTCGAGGGCGTCGACATGACCATCCGCGCCCGCGCGGTGACCGCCTTCATCGGCCCGTCCGGCTGCGGCAAGTCGACCTTCCTGCGCTCGCTCAACCGGATGCACGAGGTGATCCCCGGCGCCCGCGTCGAGGGCAAGGTCGTCGTCGACGGCCAGTCGCTCTACGACGACTCGGTCGACCCGGTGGCCGTCCGCCGCCAGATCGGCATGGTCTTCCAGCGCCCCAACCCGTTCCCGACGATGTCGATCTACGAGAACGTGCTGGCCGGCAACCGGCTCAACGCCAAGCGGATGAAGAAGTCCGAGGCCGACGCGATCGTCGAGAAGTCGCTCAAGGGCGCGAACCTGTGGAACGAGGTGAAGGACCGGCTGGGCAAGCCCGGCATGGGCCTCTCCGGCGGCCAGCAGCAGCGCCTCTGCATCGCCCGGGCGATCGCGGTCGAGCCGCAGGTGCTGCTGATGGACGAGCCGTGCTCGGCGCTGGACCCGATCTCCACCGCGGCGATCGAGGACCTGATCCACGAGCTCAAGACCGACTACACGATCGTCATCGTCACCCACAACATGCAGCAGGCTGCGCGCGTGTCCGACGACACCGGCTTCTTCAACCTCAAGGCGACCGGCGAGCCGGGCCACCTGGTGGAGTTCAACGCGACCAGCAAGGTCTTCGCCAACCCCGACGACCCGTCGACCGAGGCCTACATCTCCGGCCGGTTCGGCTGATCCCGCCTCTGCCGGTCGGGGGTCCGGCGACGAACGACGAACGAACAGGAGCAGAGGCGATGCGCCGCAGCATCGAGGCCGTCCCGGGCGCTGCCGCGGCCCTCGCGCACGGTGCGCCCGTGCAGGTGATCGGCCCCGCCGAGGACGCCGACGCCGTGGCGTGCGCACTGCGCGGCGAGGGCGTGGAGGTCAGCGCCTTCGCCTCCGCGCTCGACGCGCTGGTGCACTTCGGCGACGCCCGCCCGGACGTCGTCGTCGTGGCCTCCGGCGTCGAGGGCGCCCCCGCGGCCGAGGTGGTCACGGCGCTGCTGCGGCACGGGGACCCGCTGGTGGTCGCCCTCGTCGACGCCGGCGACGCCGCGCTGGCCGGCCAGATGGTCCTGGCCGGCGCCCGCAGCGTGCTGACCCGGCCGTTCACGCCCGCCGACCTCTGGGCCGCCCTCCAGCGCCCCGCCTCGGAGCTGCGCCCCCAGGCCCAGCTCCGGCACGGCCCGATCGTGCTCGACACCGACAGCTACGCGGTCTGGATCCACGGGCAGCGGGCCGCCGACCCGCCCGGCAAGGAGTTCGAGCTGCTGCACGTGCTGCTGCGGCGGTCACCCGGCGTCGTCGGCAACGACGAGCTGCGCACCGCCCTGTGGGGGAGCGAGGCGGTCGGCCCCAGCGACAACACCATCGCGGTGCACGTGGCCCGGCTGCGGCACCGGCTCGAGGGTGTCGCGCGGATCCGTCGCCTGCGCGGCCGGGGCTACGCGCTGACGCTGGACTGAGCGAGAGCGGCAGCCCGGGACTCGCCTCCCGCATCGATGTCTGTCAATATCGACGCATGTCGATGCCGATCGCCTCGTCCCTCGACCCCGCCGCGACCCGGTGCGTGCCGCTGGCGCGCGAACCGTTGGGCGCGGCGGACGCGACCGCCCTGACCCCGCTGCTCAAGGCGGTCGCGGACCCCGCCCGGCTTCGCCTGCTGTCGCTGGTGCTCAGCCACGAGGGCGGCGAGGCGTGCGTGTGCGACCTGCTCCCGCACTTCGACCTCGGCCAGCCGACGGTCAGCCACCACCTCAAGGTGCTGCACGAGGCCGGGCTCCTCGAGCGCGAGCGCCGCGGCAGCTGGGTCTACTACTGCGCCCGTCGCGAGGCGGTCTCCGCCCTCGCCGGGCTGTTCACCCTCGCCCCGGAGCCGGTGGCACGGTGAGCGACACGGTGACGGAGACCGCCGCCGGCGGCCGGCTCTCCACGCTCGACCGCTACCTGCCGGTCTGGATCGGGCTGGCGATGGCGGCCGGCCTGCTCCTCGGTCGCGCGGTGGGCGGCCTCGACGACGCGCTCGCCGCCGTCGAGGTGGGCTCGGTGTCCCTGCCGATCGCCCTGGGACTGCTGGTGATGATGTATCCCGTCCTCGCCAAGGTGCGCTACGACGAGCTCGGGCACGTGACGGCGGACCGCCGGCTGCTCGGCACCTCGATCGTCCTCAACTGGGTGCTCGGGCCGGCCCTGAT
This window harbors:
- the pstC gene encoding phosphate ABC transporter permease subunit PstC, with the protein product MSTTTTAAGAPPATSRRGDSVFAGLATGAGLLIMLALAGVAIFLIIEGVPAISASGEQAYGKDNIVLYVWPLLFGTLLAAIIALLVATPLAVGVALVISHYAPRRIARTLGYLIDLLAAVPSVVYGLWGRAVLAPAILPVYAWLADNLGWLPFFDGPAQTGRTILTAAIVLAVMALPIITAICREVFLQTPRIHEEAALALGATRWEMIRMTVFPYARSGVISAVMLGLGRALGETMAVAMVLSASGIITFDLISAENPSTIAANIALNFGNASGTKINVLIFSGLVLFVVSFAVNFLGRWIAARGQVKA
- a CDS encoding M23 family metallopeptidase, producing the protein MRLFPRAARRRLAAATIACSVAVGALAVPLAGAEDDLEQEQKQVQKDLEHAEGDLEHSSAQLRKASARLEAAVGELRAAKAELADVRARLGAARLLDERMQEKLEAAEQRLEQARADLAEGQEALEVQRERVTDTITSIYEQGDPELLAFASILDAQTPEDLTRRMSAQDVMVGRETRAYDELHAAEVLLEVREDNVEEATEEVADQRREAAEHLETMRGLHEEAAAAAATVRDRVGDRRSAQQSARSARAKDRAVLQRLRAKEQRIKQRILDQARRAAAKHRGYRGTTDGLLMRPSSGPVTSPYGYREHPIYHYWGLHDGTDFGVACGAPLYAVASGTVMTRYYSSVYGNRMYLNVGQVNGKLITAVYNHATRYTVSAGQHVERGQVVGYVGSTGWSTGCHLHFTIMANGSSTDPMPYF
- the smpB gene encoding SsrA-binding protein SmpB, with protein sequence MPKEQGQKMVAQNKKARHDYAIEDTFEAGLALQGTEVKSLRQGRASLVDGFVDIDAGEAWLHGVHIPEYSQGTWTNHSARRKRKLLLHRAEIDKIERRVSEKGLTVVPLALYFKDGRAKVEIGLAKGKKSWDKRNSIAERTANREKEQAVGRFLKGMRD
- a CDS encoding nuclear transport factor 2 family protein; this translates as MTAPVTIEPTQLPATIRAYLAASAAREAEAAVRTFTADAVVTDDGRTHRGTEEVLEFLRHGGGPFTWTSRLVGAERADETHWVAVNRIEGDFPGGVVELRYRFTLVDDLIAELAIAP
- a CDS encoding MerR family transcriptional regulator; the protein is MLAIGEFSRLTHLSVRTLRRYHEADLLVPATVDPATGYRYYDAGQIPTAQVIHRLRELDVPLADVRRILAATDPGARAAMVADHLGRLESELERTRAAVVSLRRLLRPEPAPVHVELRVVPGTTVAAVEGDVDLDDVLPWYAGAMAELDAVVDEPTGAPGGLYDNSLFEVGHGHVLVHVPTESPPRRGRVHPATLPPVELAVATHAGEHDDIAVTYGEVGAWLVANALAVAGPIRETYLVGPRDTADPAGWRTEIGWPVFHVAPR
- the ftsE gene encoding cell division ATP-binding protein FtsE, giving the protein MIRFEKVTKTYPGTGSPALDQVSVDVEKGEFVFLVGQSGSGKSTALRLVLREARPTSGRVYVAGKEINRLAGWKVPRLRRQIGTVFQDFRLLPNKSVGENVAFALQVIGRSRSEIRSLVPETLELVGLEGKADRMPDELSGGEQQRVAIARAFVNRPMILIADEPTGNLDPSTSVGIMKLLDRINRTGTTVVMATHDHGIVDQMRKRVIELEDGRVVRDQARGAYGFQH
- a CDS encoding amidohydrolase family protein is translated as MTDLRAGVRPGAEEPVDRSSDAPDVVAFWEALGLPGLVDVHVHFLPPPIQRAVWAVFDSAGPKIGRDWPIRYRSAVEDRVDLLRAMGVRRFSALPYAHKPGVAAYLNTWAAAFAERVPESLRSATFYPEEGAAAYVAEAVEAGVEVFKLHLQVGEFHLDDPLLAPVWGVLEDAGTPVVVHAGSGPVPNEFTGPESTRRVLARHPRLALVIAHLGAPEFEEFLELAETHERVHLDTTMVFTDFFPATYPSGLVPRLRDLQPKVLLGSDFPTIPYPYRHQLDGLAALDLGEDWLRDVCWHNGLRLFGAGRP
- the ftsX gene encoding permease-like cell division protein FtsX — encoded protein: MFTELAQGLRRNVSMHIAVVLTLFVSLTLVGLGLLLNQQADKAADQWGSQLQITVWLCKDDDDNPRCTSEVTEAQKEAIAEAVEENPEAESHYFETKEEAFEKIKELLGPERFEGPNPAATVDDMPQSVWITLKDPNEFEGVTSAVQGLPGVSSIRDAREVLQPIYGSITALKYGAWGTAAFLVLAALLLVANTIRLAALARRREIGIMRLVGASTLYIALPFLLEAIVTAVVGVALAAGALGAFMYFGIHERAATGLTFMPWIGLPEYTSTLAAIAVLGPVLTLLPTLLLTRKYLKV
- a CDS encoding phosphate ABC transporter substrate-binding protein PstS, with protein sequence MKTTSVRTAVIPGLAALVLTFSACSAGNDDSGSDTGSGGSGGGESVSGQLAGGGASSQEAAQNAWIVGFQEANPDATVTYDPVGSGGGRENFISAAFPFAGSDAYLTDEEDELTDATERCGGEAPIEVPNYVSPIAMVYNVEGVDELNLSPDTIAGIFAGEITSWDAPEIAEDNPDAELPSAQINAVHRSDESGTTENFTNYLDIVAGDVWSAGAVETWPQEFGGEGAQGTSGVVSAVKSGTNSIGYADASQAGELSVANVGVGDEFVAPTAEAAASILDVSPRVEGRGEGSIVFDLDYETDEAGVYPIVLTSYLLACPSYSGDEAEAGELTKAYLTYIVSEEGQQFGADEAGSAPLSSELLTEVQGLVDGITVE